A single genomic interval of Shewanella halotolerans harbors:
- the yvcK gene encoding uridine diphosphate-N-acetylglucosamine-binding protein YvcK has protein sequence MRDCAINQYQHVVAIGGGHGLGRVLSSLSFLGPKLTGIVATTDNGGSTGRLRQQQDCIAWGDLRNCLSQLASRPSVGSLLFEYRFGGKSELANHNLGNLVLMALDDLCVRPLDAVNLIRKLLNIETKVIPMSEQPTHLVAIQSCGNRIFGEVEVDQKCEDPIALSLEPMVDATLEACEAVRQADLIILGPGSFLTSIMPPLLLPKLAEALHASKAKVILIDNLTQEPSAAANFSLEKRLGWFKQVMGNKAVDHVLCHGDRYLTTGIVTRYPLRSRHHQALHDRAALADALSLIVEPQALDALA, from the coding sequence ATGCGCGATTGTGCCATCAATCAATATCAACATGTCGTCGCCATTGGCGGAGGCCACGGACTGGGCCGAGTCCTATCCTCTCTCTCATTTCTCGGCCCTAAACTGACGGGCATAGTGGCGACCACAGATAATGGTGGTTCTACAGGACGACTACGCCAGCAGCAAGACTGCATCGCCTGGGGCGATCTGCGTAACTGCCTGTCCCAGCTCGCCAGCCGCCCTTCCGTCGGCTCACTGCTGTTTGAATATCGATTCGGCGGTAAGAGTGAACTTGCTAATCACAATCTGGGTAACCTGGTGCTGATGGCGCTGGACGACCTCTGTGTACGGCCGTTAGATGCGGTCAATCTGATCCGCAAACTGCTCAACATAGAGACCAAGGTGATCCCCATGTCGGAGCAGCCTACCCATCTGGTTGCCATTCAGTCTTGTGGCAATCGTATCTTCGGCGAAGTCGAGGTGGACCAGAAGTGTGAAGACCCTATCGCCCTATCGCTGGAACCTATGGTGGATGCCACCCTTGAGGCCTGTGAGGCGGTTCGTCAAGCCGATCTCATCATCTTAGGCCCAGGAAGCTTTTTGACCAGCATAATGCCGCCACTCCTACTGCCTAAGCTAGCTGAGGCGCTGCATGCCTCTAAGGCGAAAGTGATTCTAATCGACAATCTCACTCAGGAGCCCTCGGCCGCGGCAAACTTCAGCCTGGAGAAACGCCTTGGCTGGTTTAAACAGGTGATGGGCAATAAGGCTGTCGATCATGTACTTTGTCACGGTGACAGATATCTCACCACAGGCATAGTCACCCGCTACCCGCTACGTAGTCGTCATCATCAGGCGCTCCACGACAGAGCCGCGCTGGCAGACGCCCTGTCTCTCATCGTTGAGCCGCAAGCGCTCGACGCATTGGCATAA
- a CDS encoding glucosaminidase domain-containing protein: MRTGHINKLILSLGIVALAVLAVKLFLIERKTEPDQAPGTILKNRSQFSAIPDFQSIGDVGMKKQAFFDFLRPAIRHHNAVISDERKFLEQSRAHLANQQPLSEAEDYRILQLASKYQYSMRTATLESLDELLTRVDTIPEDLVLIQAANETGWGSSRFAREGMNFFGQWCFKKGCGLVPQSRSEGLSHEVAVFKSVEDSVGSYMRNLNSNAAYSLLRAIRADLRAQNQPVSAEKLVYGLMNYSERQEAYVEELLDMLRHNNQFLVENHEQRPAV, encoded by the coding sequence TTGAGAACAGGTCACATCAACAAGTTGATACTATCCCTAGGGATCGTTGCGCTGGCGGTATTGGCGGTAAAGCTATTCTTGATTGAGCGTAAAACCGAGCCAGACCAAGCGCCCGGGACGATTTTGAAAAATCGCAGTCAGTTTAGTGCCATCCCAGATTTTCAGTCGATCGGCGATGTCGGCATGAAAAAGCAGGCCTTCTTCGATTTCCTTCGCCCGGCTATCAGGCATCACAATGCGGTGATTAGCGATGAGCGCAAGTTTCTGGAACAATCTCGCGCCCACCTAGCAAACCAGCAGCCCCTGTCCGAGGCCGAGGACTATCGTATCTTGCAGCTCGCGAGCAAATACCAGTATTCGATGCGCACAGCTACCCTGGAGTCCCTGGATGAGCTATTAACGCGGGTCGATACCATTCCCGAAGACTTAGTACTCATTCAGGCGGCTAACGAGACAGGTTGGGGCAGTAGCCGTTTTGCCAGAGAAGGGATGAACTTCTTTGGCCAATGGTGCTTTAAGAAGGGCTGCGGTCTGGTGCCGCAATCGCGAAGCGAAGGGCTAAGCCATGAAGTGGCCGTCTTTAAGAGCGTCGAAGATTCGGTGGGCTCCTATATGCGTAACCTCAACTCAAATGCGGCTTATTCGCTGCTGCGTGCCATTCGCGCCGATCTAAGAGCGCAGAATCAGCCGGTTAGTGCCGAGAAGTTGGTGTACGGCCTAATGAATTACTCAGAGCGTCAGGAAGCTTATGTTGAAGAGCTGCTTGATATGCTACGTCATAACAATCAATTTTTGGTGGAAAATCATGAACAAAGGCCTGCTGTGTAG
- a CDS encoding DUF2987 domain-containing protein codes for MNKGLLCSCLLLATSVVQATPISLDYQGFYQRMKQMNKGNYSLIDIAFSVPKANGCVIESGSITTEKRDYPLTISNDQRLYIPFDETLKSERALINLQMKNDATRCGVAMQIRAKSPSSEYSQAALSELATQMDELLKQMQGFPMKYFAEDIAGVSFEFADKAQVTIDGKAQQVDGIYRLASDEISALTKISFSETPKVISPWVKSS; via the coding sequence ATGAACAAAGGCCTGCTGTGTAGTTGCCTGCTTCTGGCAACGAGTGTTGTTCAGGCAACGCCCATTTCTCTCGACTATCAGGGCTTCTATCAAAGAATGAAGCAGATGAACAAAGGCAACTATTCGCTTATCGATATCGCCTTTTCCGTCCCTAAGGCGAACGGCTGTGTTATCGAGAGTGGCTCAATCACCACAGAGAAACGCGATTATCCGCTGACGATCTCCAATGACCAACGTCTGTATATTCCGTTCGATGAGACGCTAAAGTCTGAGCGTGCCCTGATCAATCTGCAGATGAAAAATGATGCCACCCGCTGTGGTGTCGCCATGCAGATCCGCGCCAAATCACCATCGAGCGAATATAGCCAGGCAGCACTTAGCGAGCTGGCAACCCAGATGGATGAGCTGCTCAAGCAGATGCAGGGCTTTCCGATGAAATATTTCGCCGAGGATATTGCTGGGGTCAGCTTTGAGTTTGCGGATAAGGCGCAGGTGACGATCGATGGTAAAGCGCAGCAGGTTGATGGAATCTATCGCTTAGCAAGTGATGAAATAAGCGCGCTAACTAAGATTAGCTTTAGTGAAACGCCTAAGGTGATCAGCCCTTGGGTGAAAAGCTCCTAG
- the ttcA gene encoding tRNA 2-thiocytidine(32) synthetase TtcA, translated as MSEETLSKKQITRLNKLQKRLRREVGSAIADYNMIEEGDTVMCCLSGGKDSYAMLDILVNLQQRAPVNFNLVAVNLDQKQPGFPEDILPAYLDSLKVPYHILEKDTYSIVKDKIPEGKTTCSLCSRLRRGTLYGFAQKIGATKIALGHHRDDIIETMFLNMFYAGKLKAMPPKLLSDDGANVVIRPLAYSREKDIAEYAELKAFPIIPCNLCGSQENLKRAAVKEMLKSWDKQFPGRIETIFTAMQNTSPSQGVDRDQFDFVSLKQDPDAPMKGDVAESDLPAFDFLDLANSGHIDLDAAKRSSDLLKIDVVSTYTP; from the coding sequence ATGTCTGAAGAAACCCTCTCAAAGAAACAGATAACTCGGCTAAACAAGCTACAAAAGCGCCTAAGGCGCGAAGTCGGTAGTGCCATCGCCGATTACAACATGATTGAAGAGGGCGACACCGTCATGTGCTGTCTTTCTGGCGGCAAAGACAGTTATGCCATGCTGGACATCCTGGTTAATCTGCAGCAGAGAGCGCCGGTTAACTTTAACCTGGTGGCCGTCAACCTGGATCAGAAGCAGCCAGGTTTCCCAGAAGATATTCTGCCAGCCTACTTAGATAGCCTAAAGGTGCCTTACCATATCCTCGAGAAGGACACCTACTCTATCGTTAAAGATAAGATCCCCGAAGGCAAGACCACCTGCTCGCTCTGCAGTCGTCTGCGTCGTGGAACCTTATACGGCTTTGCTCAGAAGATCGGTGCCACTAAGATTGCCCTGGGCCATCACAGAGACGACATCATAGAAACCATGTTCCTCAACATGTTCTACGCCGGTAAGCTCAAGGCGATGCCACCTAAGCTGCTATCAGATGACGGCGCTAACGTAGTGATCCGCCCCCTCGCCTACAGTCGCGAAAAAGATATCGCCGAATATGCCGAGTTAAAGGCGTTTCCTATCATCCCTTGTAACCTATGTGGCTCACAGGAAAACCTTAAGCGTGCGGCGGTCAAAGAGATGCTCAAGAGCTGGGATAAGCAGTTCCCCGGCCGCATCGAAACCATCTTCACCGCAATGCAAAATACCAGCCCGTCACAGGGCGTCGACCGTGACCAGTTTGATTTCGTCTCTTTGAAGCAAGATCCCGATGCGCCGATGAAAGGTGATGTTGCCGAGTCGGACCTGCCGGCATTCGATTTCCTCGACTTGGCCAACAGCGGTCATATCGATCTCGATGCAGCTAAACGCAGCAGTGACCTGCTTAAAATCGACGTGGTGAGCACCTATACGCCTTAG
- the uspE gene encoding universal stress protein UspE, with amino-acid sequence MKDYHKILVVVDPTSDKQSALARAVELASKNQASITVFLSIFDFSYEMTSILSGHEREAMRQGVIAQRRAWLDDILAGYKDSGVAIDSEVIWHNRPFESIILHAIEGGYDLIVKGTHEHDKLKSVIFTPTDWHLMRKAPVPVLLVKEHDWPVAGKILCAINVASEDDDHQTLNGKIIEHALDLAKKFDAQVHLVNGYPGTPVNLAIELPDFDAHTYSETIRMQHEQRVCYLASNYGISSDFCHIKEGLPEDVIPELAEQLDAELVILGTVGRTGFSAALIGNTAEHVIDSINCDLLAIKPDGYKSPLEEE; translated from the coding sequence ATGAAGGACTATCATAAGATCCTTGTTGTAGTGGATCCAACAAGCGACAAGCAATCTGCCCTCGCCAGAGCCGTCGAACTAGCCTCTAAAAACCAAGCGTCAATCACCGTTTTTCTCTCTATTTTCGATTTTTCCTACGAGATGACCTCTATCCTGTCCGGTCATGAACGTGAGGCCATGCGCCAAGGCGTGATTGCCCAGCGCAGAGCCTGGCTGGACGATATCTTGGCCGGTTACAAAGATAGCGGCGTTGCCATCGACAGCGAAGTGATCTGGCACAATCGTCCTTTCGAGAGCATCATCTTACACGCCATCGAAGGCGGTTATGATCTGATCGTTAAAGGCACACACGAACACGACAAACTCAAGTCGGTGATCTTTACCCCTACCGATTGGCACCTGATGCGTAAAGCGCCGGTGCCTGTGCTCTTGGTGAAAGAACATGACTGGCCTGTGGCCGGTAAGATCCTGTGCGCCATCAACGTGGCCTCCGAAGATGACGATCATCAAACCCTTAACGGTAAGATCATCGAACATGCCCTGGATCTGGCCAAGAAGTTCGATGCTCAGGTACATCTGGTGAATGGTTACCCTGGTACCCCAGTTAACCTGGCCATCGAGTTGCCTGACTTCGATGCGCACACCTATAGCGAAACCATTCGCATGCAGCACGAGCAGCGGGTCTGTTACCTGGCCAGCAACTATGGTATCTCCAGCGACTTCTGCCACATCAAGGAAGGTCTGCCGGAGGATGTGATACCTGAGCTCGCCGAGCAACTGGATGCCGAGCTGGTGATCTTAGGTACCGTGGGTCGCACCGGTTTCTCAGCGGCGCTTATTGGTAACACCGCCGAGCATGTGATCGACAGCATCAACTGCGACCTGCTGGCGATTAAGCCCGACGGTTATAAGTCACCGTTAGAAGAGGAATGA
- the etrA gene encoding electron transport transcriptional regulator EtrA, producing the protein MTDNIKSRRSAVPGCAIHCHDCSMGTLCIPFTLNNNELDQLDDIIERKKPIQKGEQIFKSGDSLKSLYAIRSGTIKSYTITEQGDEQITGFHLAGDVIGFDGIHSQIHQSFAQALETSMVCEIPFDTLDELSGTMPKLRQQIMRLMSNEIQSDQEMILLLSKKNAEERLAAFISNLASRFGSRGFSPKEFRLTMTRGDIGNYLGLTVETISRLLGRFQKAELIEVKGKYITIVDFDSLNKLAGNNKIGR; encoded by the coding sequence ATGACAGATAATATTAAAAGTCGTCGTTCGGCTGTACCCGGATGCGCCATTCATTGTCATGACTGCAGCATGGGTACTTTGTGTATCCCTTTCACGTTGAATAACAACGAGCTAGATCAGCTTGATGACATTATTGAACGTAAGAAACCGATACAAAAAGGCGAGCAAATTTTTAAGTCTGGCGACTCGTTAAAATCTCTCTATGCGATTCGCTCAGGAACCATCAAGAGCTACACCATTACCGAACAGGGTGATGAGCAGATCACAGGCTTTCATCTGGCCGGTGATGTGATAGGTTTCGATGGCATTCACTCTCAGATCCACCAGAGTTTTGCCCAGGCACTAGAGACCTCTATGGTATGTGAAATTCCTTTCGATACCTTAGACGAACTCTCCGGCACCATGCCTAAGCTCAGACAGCAGATCATGCGTCTGATGAGCAACGAGATCCAAAGCGACCAAGAGATGATCTTGCTACTCAGCAAGAAGAACGCCGAGGAGCGTCTAGCGGCATTTATCAGTAATTTGGCCAGCCGTTTCGGCAGCCGTGGTTTCTCGCCCAAAGAGTTCCGTCTCACCATGACACGCGGTGATATTGGTAACTATCTTGGTCTGACTGTTGAAACCATCAGCCGTCTCCTGGGACGCTTCCAAAAAGCAGAATTGATCGAGGTAAAAGGAAAGTACATTACCATCGTCGATTTTGACTCGCTCAACAAGTTAGCCGGTAACAACAAGATAGGCCGCTAA
- a CDS encoding sulfite exporter TauE/SafE family protein: MIDFSITGAFLVGLMGAGHCIGMCGGLVGAFSQQLPKKASDNILLAQLKFILSYNLGRILSYTTAGALVGGSASLLSTLFSIDAYLIGMRVFAGVMMIVTGLYIAQIWSGVVQIERVGKLLWRFIGPIANKLLPIADLKQAFAAGLLWGWLPCGLVYSTLTWAVAANSAQQGAMIMAAFGLGTLPALVSVGIAARYFAQLVQARKVRFISGLILVSFGIHTLYIAFAQLG; encoded by the coding sequence TTGATCGACTTTAGCATTACCGGCGCCTTCCTCGTCGGCCTGATGGGCGCCGGCCATTGCATCGGCATGTGTGGTGGCCTGGTGGGCGCCTTCTCCCAGCAGCTCCCTAAAAAAGCCAGCGATAATATTCTGCTGGCTCAGCTTAAGTTTATTCTCAGCTATAACCTGGGGAGGATCTTAAGCTATACCACGGCCGGCGCTCTGGTGGGCGGCTCGGCCAGCCTGCTCAGCACCCTCTTCAGTATCGATGCTTACCTGATTGGCATGCGTGTATTTGCTGGTGTGATGATGATAGTCACCGGCCTGTATATCGCGCAGATCTGGTCAGGTGTGGTGCAGATTGAACGTGTAGGGAAATTATTGTGGCGCTTCATCGGTCCTATTGCGAATAAGTTGTTACCGATAGCAGATTTAAAACAAGCCTTTGCGGCAGGTCTACTATGGGGATGGCTGCCCTGTGGTTTGGTCTATAGCACCTTAACCTGGGCGGTCGCGGCAAACTCGGCGCAGCAAGGGGCGATGATCATGGCCGCCTTCGGTCTAGGCACCCTGCCGGCGCTGGTCAGCGTAGGCATCGCTGCACGCTATTTTGCCCAGCTAGTACAGGCACGAAAAGTAAGGTTTATCAGCGGCTTAATCTTAGTAAGCTTTGGCATACACACTTTGTATATTGCATTTGCGCAGCTAGGCTAG
- the ccoS gene encoding cbb3-type cytochrome oxidase assembly protein CcoS, giving the protein MSIIYVLIPIAMLFVLVAVGIFFWAVKSEQFDDLDRQSVSILFDDDIKQKPSESSDESTPR; this is encoded by the coding sequence ATGAGTATTATCTATGTCTTGATCCCTATCGCCATGCTGTTCGTGCTGGTTGCCGTAGGCATCTTCTTCTGGGCGGTTAAATCTGAACAGTTTGACGATCTCGACAGGCAGAGCGTGTCAATTCTGTTCGATGACGACATCAAACAGAAGCCAAGCGAATCAAGCGATGAGTCGACACCACGTTGA